The DNA sequence TTCTAATCAATGTCCTTTTACAGCTAAATATGTAGCTTTACTAAGTAATTATATGAAAGATAAAGATATAGATTTTCGTATAGTTAAATATGAAAATAAAGAACATGCACAAAACTCAACTACGCCATTTACAACATATAGTATATATTATAATGGAAAATTTATAACTCATGAAATTTTAAATGAGAAAAAACTTGAAAGTATAATTTGTAAGTATAACAAGTGAAATAGTATTTTTTATAAAAGCTTTATAAAGTATAGGTCTAAATCTAGATCTATACTTTTTTACTACTTTAGAAAAAATCACTTTAGAATATTAACTTATAACAAAAATTATATAGACTTAAATAATAATGTAAGAATTTATTAAGAATTTGAAAAAAATATATTAAAAATTAATCTGTACTATATAAAGTATGGAGGGGATAAGAAATGTGGAAAAGGAAAATTAAACAAAAAAAGATTCAATTTATTTTAATAGCTATTATCTTAATGGTGTCATCATCTATATTTGCAATATCTATAAACCTTACAAGTACAGTAGAAGAATATACAAATGAATACTATAAAGGGGAGAATATAAAAGATATTGTAGTTCAAACATACAATAAAGACATAATTTCTAGAATAGAGGATTTTATAGAAAAAAAAGAACCTAAAGAAAATGATATAAGATATTCAGATGCCTTAATGGTAGATAGGCAAGTTTTTTTAGAAAGTAAAAATCTGGATTTAAGCATGGCAAGTTTAGTAACTTTTGAAAATAAAAAAAGTCACCCTTGGGATGTAGTAACAACAGAAGGTGAAAAAAGAGACAGACCAAGTAAGGGTACTATTTGGGTACCTAATATAATAGCAGACCATAAGGACATAAAAATAGGCGACAAATTAAGAATAAAAGATGGAAAAGAATATAAATATTTAAGTGTATCAGCGTTAGTAAATGAATCTTTAATTCCAAATTCAATGGTTGGTTCTACTAATTTATATATAAATAAAGAGGATTATAAGACGTTTAATAACCTTGTAAAATCTCATTTTATTGGATACAACTCATCAAAAGAAGCAGAGAATGCAACTAAAGAATTAAGTACTTATATTGGAGATTCTTTTGAAGGTCTTATGCTTGATAAATGGATAACTAACTTCGTAGCAAATTCTACAAGTATGATTACAGGTGCAATAGGAATGAGTATAGCATTATTAATATTTATTGTATCAATTATAATAATAAGATTTGTTTTATGGAGCAACCTTTTAAAGGAATATAAATCTATAGGAGTATATAAATCTATAGGAGTATATAAATCTATTGGTTATACTTCAAAACAAATAAGAAGTATATATTTAAAAAGTTATGGAATAGTTGGTATTATTTCTATTACTATTGGAAGCTTTTTAAGTATAGCTTTTATAAATTATATGGTAAATCTATCCGTTAAATATATTGGTATATATGAAGGAAATAACAATAATTTTACCTTTATATTTTTAACCATAGCTATAATGAGTTTGGTATTAATCATAAATATATATTTATTACTTAGAAGAATAAACAAAATCAATCCAGTTGAAGCATTTAGAGTAGGAGTAACATCATCTAAAGAAAAGTTTAAAAAATCATTAATCAAAGATGCCTCATCACCATTATCTATGGCTATAAATGATATTTTCAAACATAAAAAGCAAAACCTAATTATAGTAACTATACTTTCTATGGTAATGTATGTATCAGCATTTATAGTAAGTGGAAATTACTCAATGGAAAATATAGATTATAATGCATGGAATGTGTTTGGAACAATACAAGGAGATATTGCATTAGATTTTCCAACAGGAGATGAATCTTATGATAAAGCACTAGAAGAACTAAAAAATGATTCTAGGATATTGGAGGTAAGAGAATGTTCTTTTGATGTAGGGCAAATTGTATACTTAGACACAACTAAATACAACATAAAAAATGCTCAAGTTATTACTACTTTAATAGACAATTATGAGAATAATGAAGGTTTTAATGTATCAATTAAAGAAGGTAGAAATCCAAAATTGAAAAATGAAATAGCACTAACAGAGCAAATTCTAAAAGATGCTAATTTAGAGATTGGAGATTATATAAAGGTAAAGGTATTAGGGGAGGAAAAGTCATTGCTAATAACTGGTAGTTATACAAGTATGATGTCAAATAACTACTCTATGAGAATGACTTTAGACATAGTGCCTAAGGATATGAGAAATAGTCTTTTAAATTTAAATCTTAACGCAACTTTAAAGGATAAGAATGATTATGATAGTGTTAAAAAAGATTATAAAGAAAAGTACGAAGTAGCAAGTGTAGACATATCTCCTAGTTTAATTGTTCAAACTGCTAAGTCGGTGGTTGAAACAATTACTCCAGTAACTAGTATTATTTTAACAGGGATATTGATATTTAGTATTTTAAATATAATAACTCTTATAATGATGAACAATACCGATAACAGAAGAAACAATGCTATTATGAAATCCCTAGGGTTTTCGAATAAATACATTATAAGGAGGACTTCATATAGAATTATTATACTTACAGTTATATCATCACTATTTGGATTTACTCTAAACTTAATTATATCAAAGAATATATTTAAGATAGCAATGTCAGGAATAGATGGATTAATGATTCCATATAACTTAGTTTCAGCTACAATATTATTTATTGCAATAATAACTATTTTAACAACAATAATATCAATGTTTAGTATAAGAAAAATATCCACAGTAGAGCTTATGGAAGAATAGGGGGAAGTGTTATGAAAAGTATTATAAAAGCAAGAGGACTTTGTAAATCATTTATTTTAGGCAAAACAGCAAATAATGTGTTAAAAAATATAAATTTAGATATATATGAAGGTGACTTTACTGTAATAATGGGGAGTTCAGGTTCTGGAAAATCAACACTTTTATATTCTATAAGCACTATGGATAATCCAAGTGCAGGTAGCCTTGAGCTTTTAGGCAAGGATATAACAAATCTAAATGAAAAAGAAGCTACAGAGATTAGAAATAAATATATCTCATTTATATTCCAAAGTATAAACTTACTTTATGATTTAACTATAAAAGAGAATATAACTTATACTGGTTATTTAAATAATAAGGATAAAAAAAGCGTAAATAAAAAAGCAGAAGAGTTAATAAATAGATTAGAATTAAAAGAAATTGAAAATAAATACCCATCAGAAATATCAGGAGGACAACAGCAGAGAGTTGCAATTGCAAGAGCTTTAATAAATACCCAAAAAGTAATATTTGGAGATGAACCAACAGGAGCGCTTAACTCTTCAACAGGTAAAAAAGTACTTGATATTCTAACAGAGTTAAACAATGAAGGTCAATCGATAGTAATGGTAACTCATGATTTAAAAGCAGCATCAAGAGCAAGTAGGTTAATTTACTTAAAAGATGGAAGAATTGATGGAGATTTAGATCTTGGGAAATTTAATGAAAAGGATTTAGAGGGTAGAGAAGAAAAAATATTTGAATTTATAAAGAGTAGAGGTTGGTAATGGTATAATCAAAGTGGGGGTGACTAGAGTGAGTGATAAAATTTTAGTAATTGAAGATGATATTGATTTAGGGAATTTAATAAGAGATTATTTAAAAATAAGTGGCTTTGAAGCAATAATAGCTAATGATGGTTTAAAAGGATTAGAATTAGCTAATGAACCTGAGATAAAACTCATTATTTTAGACATCATGCTCCCACTTTTAGATGGTATTGAAGTTTGTAAAAGAATTAGAACTATATCGGAAATACCGATACTGATGTTATCAGCAAAAAGTGGAGAGATGGATAAAATATTAACTTTAGGTGTAGGAGCAGATGACTATATGACAAAGCCATTTTCTCCTATGGAACTAGTAGCAAGAGTTAAGGCACATGTAAGAAGGTACACTTCGTTTTCAAGTGAAAAGCAATCATATATAAAGCAATTTGGAGATTTAATGGTAGATTCTAAAGGATACAAGGCAATATTAAAGGGAAAGGAAGTAGCATTTACTTCTAAGGAATTTCAGATATTAGATTTCTTTACATCAAATCCATATCAAGTTTTTTCAAAGGCACAGGTATATGAAAATGTATGGGGATATAGTGAGTATATGGACGAAAATACTATAGCTGTATACGTTAAAAGAATAAGAAAAAAGCTTGGGGAGTATGGAGAAAAATCCATTAAAACTATATGGGGAGTAGGGTATAAGTGGGAAAGTATAGAATAAAAAGCAATTATATATGTAGGAAAATCAGTATATTTACAGGATTAATATTTCTTTTTATTATGATTTCATTTATATACTCTATTATAATTTTAAAATATGATGGTAAGGAAGAAGGAAAGAGTAATATATTAAGAATACAAACTTCAATTCAAAGAGAAAAGATTAAAGAAATGTATGAAGATAATAATTTTAGAATGGAAAAATCATTTTATAATTATGCATTTATAAATTTAAAAGGAGAAGTTATTTTTTCTAACTTAAAAGATTTTAAAAAAGAATCTAGAGTAAATCTGGAAAATGATATAGGTTATGATAATTCTTTTATACAAAGAACTAGTGATGGTAAATTAAATAAGTTAGTTAGATATAGCACTCCATTAGTAATTAATAATGTCCAAAAAGGAACTATAATCATAGATGTGCCAATAGAAATACTAGAAAACGATTATAATTATAAAAAGCTTATACCTTTATGGATAATGTTAATTACCATAGGATTAATTACAATTATAATAAAAAGATTGATAAAAGTAGATATGATAAATCCAATAAAAGACATACATAAAAGTGCAAAAAACATACTTCGTGGTAACTATAATTGTAAGATAAGTTATGATTATCATGGAGAAGTAGGAGAGTTTTGTCATGATTTTGAAGCTATGAGAGATGAAATAATAGTATCAAAAGAAAAAGAAGAAAGATTAAGGAGAAGTGAAAAAGAGTTATTAGCATGTATTTCTCATGATCTAAAAACACCTCTTTCCTCAATACTTGGATATGTTGAGGGTATAAGGGATGGGATTGTTTGTGATGAAGAGGGTATAAAAAGGTACTCAAATATTATAATTAAAAAATCAAAGGAACTTTCAAAATTAATAGATGATATATTAGAACAATCAAAAACTGAGTTAAATGAAATGAAAATTGAAAGAAAAGAAATGTATTCCAATGATTACTTAGTTGAAACTCTCATGGATATATCTATTGATGTGGCAAATAAGAATATGAAATTAAATGTTTTAGGGGAGATACCTAGGGCTTTAATTTATATAGATGAAAAAAGAATGAATCAAGTTATAAGTAATATTATTTCAAATGCTATTAAGTATTCAGATTTAGGAAAAGTAATAGATATTTGGGTAGATGATGATATAAACAGTATTACTGTAAATATTAAGGATTATGGTAGTGGAATTAGTATTGGTGATATACCCTTTGTTTTTAATAAGTTTTATAGAGGAGAAAAGCATAGAAATACAAATATATCAGGATCAGGACTTGGGCTTTCTATATCAAAGTATATAGTTGAAACTCATGGGGGTGTTATTAAGTGTAATTCATCATTAGAAGAAGGTACAACTATTAGCTTTACTATACCTAAAATATAGTTTGCTAATTGATTTTAATTTAATAAAAGTAGGATAAAAACTTCTTATAAGCCTAGCAAGGTTTGTGAGAAGTTTTTTTATTAAAGTGACAAAAACGTAAGTTAAATCCTTATTCTTATAAGATAAATCAATGGTTTAGTATATAAGTATATTTTATTATTTACCTAAGAATATAAAATAGGGGGAACTTATAAATATGAAAAAATCTAAAGCATTAATTTTATCTATAGGAGTTTTTGCTTCTTGGTAGATTATTATTTATGTATCATTGCATCTAGGTGCAAATCTAAACTTGTTTATGAATGGAATAGGTGGGGAAGGGGAGATATTTTATTTATATTACTACTTACTAGCAGTAGCTATAACAATTATTTTTAGATTTTTTAACTGCAATATTAATTTTAGCCTTTTTATTTTCTATAGGAAAGTTCAATTTAGTACTTATGTTAATCATTACATTGATGGCTTTATATGGAATACAAGGTGCTTATCAACCAACTGTTCAAGCAAGTATACCACTTTTAGTAGATAGAGAGAATTTGTTACCAGGAAATGCAGTTATAAATCAAGTTAGTTCACTTGCAGGATTATTAGGGCCTATAATGGGGGAATTTTATATGGATTTTATGGATTGATATCTATTTTAATAGCAAGTATAATATGCTTTTTTATATCTGCTGCTATGGAAATTTTTATAAAAATACCTTATAAAAAGCGACAAACAACATTTAGTGCCTTTGCTATTGCAAAAGATGATTTTAAAACTAGTTTAACTTTTATTTTTAAGGATAGACCTGTAATTTTTAAAACGATTTTTATAATTTCTTGTTTTAATTTAGTTTTAAGTTCTTTGATAATGATTGGTATCCCAGTTATTATTACTCAAATATTAAATATGTCTAGTCAAGCTTATGGTGTAACTCAAGGGTTGTTAGCTTTTGGTGGACTATTTGGTGGAATTATGACTGGCGTTTTGGTAAAGAAGATTAAGATTTATCATAGTCATATAATTTTATTAATTGCAATATTAGGGCTAGTTCCAATTGGCTTTGTAATTATGTTTAATGTAACTCCAATGACTTCTTATGTGGTTATTACGGCGTGTTGTTTTTTAATAATGGCAGTATCTACTTTATTTAGTATTCAAATTTTAACTTTTATACAAAGTGAAACACCGAGCCATCTTACTGGAAAAGTTATTTCATTTTGTCTGGCTATGACAATGTGTTCACAGCCTATTGGTCAAATTATCTATGGATATTTATTTGAAGTGTTTAAAGATGATACTTATATAATTATTTTTAGGGCTGTTTTAATTTCAAGTTTAATAGCCTTTATGTCTAAAAAGATTTTTAGTAATTTGAAAGAGACCAAGGTTTATCCTGAGGTTTGTAATGATAGAGAATAAATTATCATACAAATTTTAAGTTTCTAGAGACTTACATGAAAAAGTTTAATGGTTTTTAAAATTTCATATATAAACTTTGACTAAAAATCCAAGTTTTTAAAATCTACATTATATTAATATATGTAAAGTGTTTTAGGGAGAAATTTTTTACTATAGACAATCAAAAATATAGAATTTATAATTGGAAATCATATATGTATAAAAGATATAACAATAATATTTAGTGGGATGAAAGAGTTTATGTATATTAAATCTATATAAAGAATTTTTTATTATTAACATTGTCACAACTGTGGGTTGTGACAATATTTTTTATTGTGAATATTTTAGAATATATACAAACTATATGTAAAATGATAAAATTAAGTAGTTAAAATTTACCAAAATATTAAGTTATTTGTAGTAAAGTTAATACACAAGAAAATATATTTTAGTAATTAATACTTGTATTTAGAAACTTATGATGTGATAAGTCGTTAATATTTAAGCAATTAGAGTTTGACAAGTTTGAAAATACCAAAATGTATATTTAAAACAGAATCAAGGAGGAAGAAATGGTATTTAGTAGTTTAGTTTTTTTATTTGTATTTTTGCCAGGAATAATTTTTTTATATTATATATCTAAAGATAACTATAAAAATTATTTGATTTTAGTGGCAAGTTTATTTTTTTATGCATGGGGAGAGCCGATATATATTGTTATAATGCTAATATCTATAGTAGTCAACTTTATATTTGGAAAGAAAGTATGTAAAGATAATGATAAAAACAATAGAAATATTTGGTTATTTATGTCCATTATGTTTAACATATCTATGCTAGGTATATTTAAATATACTGGATTTTTTATAGAAAATATAAATAGGATGTTTGGAAATAATATTACAAACCCAGGAATAGCGCTGCCATTAGGAATATCTTTTTTTACATTTCAGGCAATGAGCTATGTTATAGATGTATATAGAGATGATGCAAAGGTTCAAAAAAATCTATTACACTTAGCATTATATATAAGTTTATTTCCGCAACTAGTTGCAGGACCTATAGTTAGGTATCAAACAGTTGCAGACCAAATAGAAAATAGAAAACATACTGTGCAAAAATTTGAAAATGGAGTTAGTAGATTTATAATTGGATTATCTAAAAAAGTGTTATTATCAAATTCATTAGGTATGTTAGCAGACAGCGTATTCAATACTCAAATATCAGAACTAACTGTATTATCGGCATGGTTAGGTATAATTGCATATTCTCTTCAAATATTCTTTGATTTTAGTGGATATAGCGATATGGCAATAGGACTTGGTAACATGTTTGGATTTGAATTTTTAGAAAACTTCAACTATCCATATATATCTAAATCTGCTTCAGAATTTTGGAGAAGATGGCATATATCATTAGGGTCATGGTTTAAGGATTACATATATATACCATTAGGTGGAAGTAAGAAAGGAAAATTAAGAAATTATATTAATTTATTTATAGTATGGTTTTTAACAGGATTTTGGCATGGTGCTAGTTGGACTTTTATAGCATGGGGACTTTATTTTGGAATTTTAATAGCTATTGAAAAAGCCTTTTTAGGTAAAATTTTAGATAAGATTTATCCACCTATTAGTCATTTATACTTAGTATTAGTTGTCATGATTGGATGGATATTTTTTAGATCAAATAGTTTTAACTATGCATTTAACTATATAAAACTATTATTTGGATTAGATAATAATTTACTTTATAATAATTTAACAATCATGTATTTGAATGATTATGGTTATATTCTTATATTAAGTGTAATTTTTAGTATTCCTATAATTCCTATTTTAAAAAACAAACTACATGAATTCAAAGAAACTCATGCATATTACATTATAAAAAGTATAGTGTTTATGTCTATGTTTGGAGCTACAGTAATAGAATTAGTAAATTCAACATATAATCCGTTTTTATATTTTAGATTTTAAGGTAGGAGAATACAATGAAAAAAATAAAACATTTTTGGTTAACAGTTCCATTTATTGTTTTTATATTTGGAGTAGGTATATTAAACCTTTTATCAAAGGATAAAGCTGAAAGTTTAAATGAAAATAGAAGTTTACAACAAGCACCTGGTATAGAAAATATCATTAATAGAGATTATCCAAAGATATATGAAACATATTATACAGATCAATTTATTAACAGAGATTCATTATTAAAGCTATATACTAAATTACAAATTAAAATGAATAAGTCTACTGTGAGAGGATATTATATTATAGATAACAAATGGATAATGCCAAATAAAGTTGGAAAACAAAAAGATGAGCAAATAAAGCATATTGCTGATAAAGTTAATGAATTTTCTAAAAAAATTAAAAAAGATAGTAGAGAAATATACTATATTTCAACTCCCTGCAAAAGTCAAGCACTAGATGGATTATATCCAAAGTTTGCAGGTAAGGGATTTGCATTAGAGAATGTAAGTAAATTTGGACAAAATCTAGATGAAAATTATATAAACTTTATAAATATAGATAAATATTTTCATAATGAATTTTCAGAGAAAGAAAAGGAAAAAATGTATTTTAAGACAGATCACCATTGGAATGGAATAGGTGCATTTGAAGGATTTAAATATATTATAAAAAATATGAATGTATTAAATGAAAATAATAAAGATTTAATAGATGATAGTAATTTTGAAATATCAGAAATAGCCAATAAAAAGTTTTTAGGAAGTTACAATAGAAATTTATTTTCCTTATTCAGTAAAGATGAAAATATTCCATATGTAAATTCAAAGGGAAGAAAAAAATATGAATATTTTAATAATAATGGACAAGGATATGAGATATCAGATGAGAGTAAATTAATTTCAACAGAAAAAAACTTTGATGAGATTACTTATGGAGGAGCATATACGAGTGATATTCCATTGTATAAAATAGAAAATAAAGACGCTCCTATAAATAAAAAAGTTCTTATAGTGCGTGATTCATATCAAGCTCCAACAACTTTATTGTTTGCAGATTTATTTAATTCAGTAGAAATACTAGATCCAAGAAATAATATTGACTTAAATGTATCTAAAGTAGTAAATGAAAGTAATCCAGATGTAGTAGTATTTATGTTTAATAGTGAAACATATGGTGGTATGGTTGATTTAATTAAATAATAAATAGGATTTGTAATAGACCTTTTTAAAACAAAATTAATTAGTAATTTTGATTTTAAGAGGTCTATTTTAATTATATGTATAACTATTTCCAAACCCTTTTAGCACCAAAGATTTCTTGCATATAACCATATAAAGAAACTGGGGACATAATCATTTGATAAAATAATATAAAAAGTAAAAATCCCAAAATATTTCTTCTAACTTTTAAATTTAAATTCTTAAAAATAATCTTATATTGATAATAATATAAAATACTAAAACTTATAAGTGTTAGAGGAAAAACTAAAAGCATCATGGGTCCTACAATTGCAAAATTACCTAAAAATAAAGCTAAAAATAAACCTGGAATCCAAAAGAAAGTATAACTAAAATCCATATAAGGAATAATCAAATCTATACCAGTTGAAAACTTACAAAATATAGAAGGTTGTTCCCAAGGTTTAACTTCTCTTAAACCTTCAATCATACCCCTAGCCCATCTTGAACGTTGCTTAGCAAAATGTGAAAGCTTAGTAGGAACATCCGTAAAAGCTATAGCCATTGGTTCAAAATAGACTTTTCTATTCTCAGCAAGCATCTTCCAAGTAAGAACTATATCTTCTCCTATAGCATCAGACCATCCACCCAAATTAGAAACTACCTCTGTTTTATAAAGTGAAAAAGCACCTTGAGCAACCAAAGTACCTTGATATAAACCTTGCATTCTTTTAATAGATGCTATGCTTAAAAAGTAATCCCATTCTTGTACTTTAGAAAGCCAATTATCTCTACTATTTCTGACTAGCATAGAACCTGCAACTGCACAAACTTCTTTCGGAGAAACCTTTATTCTAGAAACCAAATAACCAATAGAGTGTTTAGGGATTAAGGTATCTGCATCTAGGGTTATTACATATTCTGTTTCGACAAATTTTAAACCATAATTAAGTGCATTAAACTTTCCAGGTTTAGGTTCTTTTAGCAATAATATATCCATATCTAATTCTTTTTTAGCTCTTAATACTTCGTTGCTAGTATTATCATTAGAGTTGTTATCAATTACTATTGTATAAATATTACCATTATAAACTTGATCTTTAACATACTTTAAGGTATTGAATATACTAGCTTCTTCGTTGTAAGCAGAAATCAAAAGGGTTATATTATCATTTACAATGGTAGGATCTTTTATCTGAGGTTGTTTATCAGATAATAAACTTACTATTAAAAAGGCATTCATAAATCCGGGAACAAGGGCTATACCACTAATTATAAAAATAGAGGCAAAAGGGGATAAGATAATAGATAAATCCTTAATCCAAGGAAATGATAATGAAAATGCTACTAATGTTAGAATAGTTGATAAAACTATATTTATGAAAAATTTAGTTTTTACGCTTATATAAAATTTAGAGTAAGTTTTATCAACCAATTTTGTATTATCTATATTATTAATTTCAATTAATTTTTCCATGTTATCTACCTACCTTAAAACTTAAAATAACTATTTACTAGC is a window from the Paraclostridium sordellii genome containing:
- a CDS encoding ABC transporter permease, producing MWKRKIKQKKIQFILIAIILMVSSSIFAISINLTSTVEEYTNEYYKGENIKDIVVQTYNKDIISRIEDFIEKKEPKENDIRYSDALMVDRQVFLESKNLDLSMASLVTFENKKSHPWDVVTTEGEKRDRPSKGTIWVPNIIADHKDIKIGDKLRIKDGKEYKYLSVSALVNESLIPNSMVGSTNLYINKEDYKTFNNLVKSHFIGYNSSKEAENATKELSTYIGDSFEGLMLDKWITNFVANSTSMITGAIGMSIALLIFIVSIIIIRFVLWSNLLKEYKSIGVYKSIGVYKSIGYTSKQIRSIYLKSYGIVGIISITIGSFLSIAFINYMVNLSVKYIGIYEGNNNNFTFIFLTIAIMSLVLIINIYLLLRRINKINPVEAFRVGVTSSKEKFKKSLIKDASSPLSMAINDIFKHKKQNLIIVTILSMVMYVSAFIVSGNYSMENIDYNAWNVFGTIQGDIALDFPTGDESYDKALEELKNDSRILEVRECSFDVGQIVYLDTTKYNIKNAQVITTLIDNYENNEGFNVSIKEGRNPKLKNEIALTEQILKDANLEIGDYIKVKVLGEEKSLLITGSYTSMMSNNYSMRMTLDIVPKDMRNSLLNLNLNATLKDKNDYDSVKKDYKEKYEVASVDISPSLIVQTAKSVVETITPVTSIILTGILIFSILNIITLIMMNNTDNRRNNAIMKSLGFSNKYIIRRTSYRIIILTVISSLFGFTLNLIISKNIFKIAMSGIDGLMIPYNLVSATILFIAIITILTTIISMFSIRKISTVELMEE
- a CDS encoding ABC transporter ATP-binding protein, which produces MKSIIKARGLCKSFILGKTANNVLKNINLDIYEGDFTVIMGSSGSGKSTLLYSISTMDNPSAGSLELLGKDITNLNEKEATEIRNKYISFIFQSINLLYDLTIKENITYTGYLNNKDKKSVNKKAEELINRLELKEIENKYPSEISGGQQQRVAIARALINTQKVIFGDEPTGALNSSTGKKVLDILTELNNEGQSIVMVTHDLKAASRASRLIYLKDGRIDGDLDLGKFNEKDLEGREEKIFEFIKSRGW
- a CDS encoding response regulator transcription factor, whose translation is MSDKILVIEDDIDLGNLIRDYLKISGFEAIIANDGLKGLELANEPEIKLIILDIMLPLLDGIEVCKRIRTISEIPILMLSAKSGEMDKILTLGVGADDYMTKPFSPMELVARVKAHVRRYTSFSSEKQSYIKQFGDLMVDSKGYKAILKGKEVAFTSKEFQILDFFTSNPYQVFSKAQVYENVWGYSEYMDENTIAVYVKRIRKKLGEYGEKSIKTIWGVGYKWESIE
- a CDS encoding HAMP domain-containing sensor histidine kinase, which translates into the protein MGKYRIKSNYICRKISIFTGLIFLFIMISFIYSIIILKYDGKEEGKSNILRIQTSIQREKIKEMYEDNNFRMEKSFYNYAFINLKGEVIFSNLKDFKKESRVNLENDIGYDNSFIQRTSDGKLNKLVRYSTPLVINNVQKGTIIIDVPIEILENDYNYKKLIPLWIMLITIGLITIIIKRLIKVDMINPIKDIHKSAKNILRGNYNCKISYDYHGEVGEFCHDFEAMRDEIIVSKEKEERLRRSEKELLACISHDLKTPLSSILGYVEGIRDGIVCDEEGIKRYSNIIIKKSKELSKLIDDILEQSKTELNEMKIERKEMYSNDYLVETLMDISIDVANKNMKLNVLGEIPRALIYIDEKRMNQVISNIISNAIKYSDLGKVIDIWVDDDINSITVNIKDYGSGISIGDIPFVFNKFYRGEKHRNTNISGSGLGLSISKYIVETHGGVIKCNSSLEEGTTISFTIPKI
- a CDS encoding MFS transporter, with product MLIITLMALYGIQGAYQPTVQASIPLLVDRENLLPGNAVINQVSSLAGLLGPIMGEFYMDFMD
- a CDS encoding MFS transporter — encoded protein: MISILIASIICFFISAAMEIFIKIPYKKRQTTFSAFAIAKDDFKTSLTFIFKDRPVIFKTIFIISCFNLVLSSLIMIGIPVIITQILNMSSQAYGVTQGLLAFGGLFGGIMTGVLVKKIKIYHSHIILLIAILGLVPIGFVIMFNVTPMTSYVVITACCFLIMAVSTLFSIQILTFIQSETPSHLTGKVISFCLAMTMCSQPIGQIIYGYLFEVFKDDTYIIIFRAVLISSLIAFMSKKIFSNLKETKVYPEVCNDRE
- a CDS encoding MBOAT family O-acyltransferase, whose protein sequence is MVFSSLVFLFVFLPGIIFLYYISKDNYKNYLILVASLFFYAWGEPIYIVIMLISIVVNFIFGKKVCKDNDKNNRNIWLFMSIMFNISMLGIFKYTGFFIENINRMFGNNITNPGIALPLGISFFTFQAMSYVIDVYRDDAKVQKNLLHLALYISLFPQLVAGPIVRYQTVADQIENRKHTVQKFENGVSRFIIGLSKKVLLSNSLGMLADSVFNTQISELTVLSAWLGIIAYSLQIFFDFSGYSDMAIGLGNMFGFEFLENFNYPYISKSASEFWRRWHISLGSWFKDYIYIPLGGSKKGKLRNYINLFIVWFLTGFWHGASWTFIAWGLYFGILIAIEKAFLGKILDKIYPPISHLYLVLVVMIGWIFFRSNSFNYAFNYIKLLFGLDNNLLYNNLTIMYLNDYGYILILSVIFSIPIIPILKNKLHEFKETHAYYIIKSIVFMSMFGATVIELVNSTYNPFLYFRF
- a CDS encoding alginate O-acetyltransferase AlgX-related protein, translated to MKKIKHFWLTVPFIVFIFGVGILNLLSKDKAESLNENRSLQQAPGIENIINRDYPKIYETYYTDQFINRDSLLKLYTKLQIKMNKSTVRGYYIIDNKWIMPNKVGKQKDEQIKHIADKVNEFSKKIKKDSREIYYISTPCKSQALDGLYPKFAGKGFALENVSKFGQNLDENYINFINIDKYFHNEFSEKEKEKMYFKTDHHWNGIGAFEGFKYIIKNMNVLNENNKDLIDDSNFEISEIANKKFLGSYNRNLFSLFSKDENIPYVNSKGRKKYEYFNNNGQGYEISDESKLISTEKNFDEITYGGAYTSDIPLYKIENKDAPINKKVLIVRDSYQAPTTLLFADLFNSVEILDPRNNIDLNVSKVVNESNPDVVVFMFNSETYGGMVDLIK
- a CDS encoding glycosyltransferase family 2 protein, whose product is MEKLIEINNIDNTKLVDKTYSKFYISVKTKFFINIVLSTILTLVAFSLSFPWIKDLSIILSPFASIFIISGIALVPGFMNAFLIVSLLSDKQPQIKDPTIVNDNITLLISAYNEEASIFNTLKYVKDQVYNGNIYTIVIDNNSNDNTSNEVLRAKKELDMDILLLKEPKPGKFNALNYGLKFVETEYVITLDADTLIPKHSIGYLVSRIKVSPKEVCAVAGSMLVRNSRDNWLSKVQEWDYFLSIASIKRMQGLYQGTLVAQGAFSLYKTEVVSNLGGWSDAIGEDIVLTWKMLAENRKVYFEPMAIAFTDVPTKLSHFAKQRSRWARGMIEGLREVKPWEQPSIFCKFSTGIDLIIPYMDFSYTFFWIPGLFLALFLGNFAIVGPMMLLVFPLTLISFSILYYYQYKIIFKNLNLKVRRNILGFLLFILFYQMIMSPVSLYGYMQEIFGAKRVWK